The following coding sequences are from one Wenzhouxiangella sp. AB-CW3 window:
- a CDS encoding protein YgfX, with protein sequence MAKSGTLSVDLKVSLYGQGLVTVLLAVVVALAFYLQLGIWIFLGVLLAMILIWGWLMHSINRFRWRRLVLSHSGEQIVLIGRDKYREAGRLGRCLVVSPFVTCFRVNGERRRYWLCLFADSTDRVGWKRLRETLKSG encoded by the coding sequence ATGGCAAAGAGCGGTACGTTATCCGTAGATCTCAAGGTGTCACTCTACGGCCAGGGTCTGGTGACCGTATTGCTGGCGGTAGTAGTGGCCCTGGCTTTCTACCTGCAGCTTGGTATCTGGATATTTCTGGGGGTGCTGTTGGCCATGATCCTGATCTGGGGCTGGCTGATGCACAGCATCAACCGCTTCCGCTGGCGAAGGTTGGTGCTTTCGCACAGCGGTGAGCAGATCGTCCTGATCGGCCGGGACAAGTACCGCGAAGCCGGTCGTCTGGGCCGGTGTCTCGTAGTCTCTCCCTTCGTCACCTGTTTTCGCGTCAATGGTGAGCGCAGAAGATATTGGCTGTGCCTGTTTGCCGACAGCACAGATCGGGTTGGATGGAAACGATTGCGCGAGACGCTCAAGTCCGGTTGA
- a CDS encoding putative bifunctional diguanylate cyclase/phosphodiesterase: MRASARWMIPGLLLLFAHVAHSEVVVVGGEDGYKPYETLDQEGQPEGFHVDLMRAIARESGFEVRFELGDWETMRVGLAHGEIDVLGMFVSAERANDVAFAQPHVIVHHRIFVPASAPSFRSVEELAGKRVIVQRAALSHEYLQETGLDIELTLVDTDTEGLRLLADNEHDAALLTEHRGRFALRHHDLKELTVSGPPVLPVEYAFAVQSDNDALLQALNQGLERVMASGEFDRIHQRWLQPYERPGGTPALLVAIIAALIVILLALGAWQLARSLRVRREVSQRLDYLESHDALTGLLNRLAFEKRLSQFLIERPKNGQNVLLGINIDQFRLINDNLGHTTGDRVLVALASLIQEVFGRDVLAARLGSDEFAVLLDRTGEQDAVVQGQRFLDKLRRIEPQPGGTVGASIGLYSFSDEDLNVAQILRRVDCAGLAAKEDGGHRVHCWHSKDRRLAERVGMLRWVGRIQSALHEGRMEAHYQPIAHASSHDGALHAVEVLIRMRTRDGELLPAGQFMPAAERYSLSPDIDRWMLTHVLEFLADHPVVGQCVERVNINLSGRSLGDDRFLRFLLSTMDAADDELINQMCFEITETALIANLSRARKVLEQLHERGCRFALDDFGSGLSSMAYLKALPVDYLKIDGGFVRDIDRDESARQMVAEINRLGQAVGKRTIAEYVESSAIMDRLTELGVDLLQGYAIGRPAPLEQLLAWCEESGTRNVVNRT; the protein is encoded by the coding sequence TTGAGGGCATCGGCCCGATGGATGATTCCGGGCTTGCTGTTGCTTTTTGCTCATGTGGCCCATTCCGAAGTAGTGGTTGTCGGCGGTGAAGACGGCTACAAACCCTATGAAACTCTCGACCAGGAGGGACAGCCCGAGGGCTTTCATGTTGATCTGATGCGGGCCATTGCTCGCGAGTCTGGTTTCGAGGTTCGGTTCGAGCTTGGCGACTGGGAGACCATGCGTGTCGGCCTGGCTCATGGCGAGATTGATGTGCTGGGCATGTTTGTCTCTGCCGAACGGGCCAATGATGTGGCCTTTGCCCAGCCCCATGTCATTGTCCACCACCGCATCTTTGTTCCCGCATCCGCGCCATCTTTTCGATCAGTTGAAGAACTGGCCGGCAAGCGTGTCATTGTCCAGCGAGCTGCACTCAGCCATGAGTACCTGCAGGAGACGGGCCTGGATATCGAGCTTACACTGGTGGACACGGATACCGAAGGGCTGCGCCTGCTGGCCGACAACGAACATGATGCCGCCCTGCTGACCGAGCATCGTGGCCGGTTCGCCCTTCGCCACCATGATTTGAAGGAGCTGACCGTATCCGGTCCGCCCGTGCTGCCAGTCGAATACGCTTTTGCCGTGCAAAGCGACAATGATGCACTCTTGCAGGCTCTGAACCAGGGGCTGGAACGTGTAATGGCCAGCGGTGAGTTCGACCGCATTCATCAACGCTGGCTGCAGCCCTACGAGCGCCCAGGAGGCACCCCTGCCCTGCTGGTTGCAATCATTGCCGCCCTGATCGTCATTTTGCTCGCGCTGGGTGCCTGGCAGCTTGCTCGTTCGCTGCGCGTGCGCCGCGAAGTGTCGCAACGACTGGACTACCTCGAATCTCATGATGCATTGACCGGACTGCTCAATCGGCTGGCGTTCGAAAAGCGCTTGTCGCAGTTTCTGATCGAGCGGCCGAAAAATGGTCAGAACGTACTGTTGGGTATCAATATCGACCAGTTCCGCCTGATCAACGACAACCTCGGGCACACGACGGGCGATCGCGTTCTGGTTGCCCTGGCCAGCCTGATCCAGGAGGTCTTCGGCCGGGATGTCCTGGCTGCACGTCTGGGCAGCGACGAGTTTGCCGTGCTGCTGGACCGGACCGGCGAGCAGGATGCCGTTGTCCAGGGTCAGCGCTTCCTCGACAAGTTGCGCAGAATCGAGCCCCAACCCGGCGGCACGGTCGGCGCCAGCATCGGGCTGTATTCGTTTTCCGACGAAGATCTGAATGTCGCACAAATCCTTCGACGGGTGGACTGCGCCGGCCTGGCCGCCAAGGAAGATGGTGGCCACCGGGTCCACTGCTGGCACAGCAAGGATCGCAGACTGGCCGAACGAGTGGGCATGTTGCGTTGGGTCGGCAGAATTCAGTCGGCTCTTCACGAGGGCCGCATGGAGGCGCACTATCAGCCCATCGCCCATGCCAGTAGCCATGACGGAGCTCTGCACGCGGTCGAAGTGCTGATCCGGATGCGCACCAGGGATGGTGAGCTACTGCCCGCCGGGCAGTTCATGCCGGCCGCCGAGCGCTATAGCCTCTCGCCGGACATCGATCGCTGGATGCTGACCCATGTGCTGGAGTTTCTAGCGGATCACCCGGTTGTCGGTCAATGCGTAGAGCGCGTCAACATTAATCTGTCGGGCCGCAGCCTGGGTGACGATCGTTTCCTCCGGTTCCTGCTCTCGACCATGGATGCGGCCGATGACGAACTGATCAACCAGATGTGTTTCGAGATTACCGAGACCGCCCTGATTGCCAATCTGTCGCGTGCCCGCAAGGTGCTCGAGCAACTGCATGAGCGGGGCTGCCGCTTTGCACTCGACGACTTTGGCAGCGGCTTGTCGTCAATGGCTTACCTGAAGGCGCTTCCGGTCGACTATCTGAAGATTGATGGCGGTTTTGTTCGAGATATCGATCGTGATGAGAGTGCGCGGCAGATGGTTGCCGAGATCAACCGACTGGGGCAGGCCGTGGGCAAGCGCACCATTGCCGAGTACGTTGAATCATCGGCCATCATGGACCGCCTGACCGAGCTGGGTGTCGATCTGCTACAAGGCTACGCCATCGGACGACCGGCCCCACTCGAACAATTGCTGGCCTGGTGCGAGGAGAGCGGCACCCGCAACGTCGTCAACCGGACTTGA